A single region of the Rhodospirillales bacterium genome encodes:
- a CDS encoding glycosyltransferase, giving the protein MPSLNRRKVAFVLPSFNAGGAERVLITLMNGLDRTRFEPIFIGLQKNGQLRDLIAPDIPVHTIKNYRGFLRSLPSLLLLLRQAQPDIILSTMAHMNFAVLLLKLFLPRHIKIIVREAITPSYMFDTMKRGWLVKILYKWLYPKADKVICPAQIIIDQFRDLVRIDTENFVRLYNPVHIEKIRAAKDLPEREGKSAVRFICVGRLHPQKGFDRLIDSLEARGKDIPFEWTITILGGGPEEENLKAQIQKAGLEKNIFLKGFAKEPWPHIGAADCLLLPSRFEGLPNVVLESLCAGTPVIATKESGGIQEIASLVPENIVTVVKNMEDFVEAMKNVTPTPTRFYRPSLLPKILEPASVLRKLDEILEEKKHHR; this is encoded by the coding sequence ATGCCTTCCCTAAACCGCCGGAAAGTAGCGTTCGTCCTACCGTCTTTCAATGCCGGCGGCGCGGAGCGTGTCCTGATCACATTGATGAACGGGTTGGACCGGACACGATTTGAGCCGATCTTTATCGGTCTGCAAAAAAACGGACAACTGCGGGATCTGATCGCCCCGGATATCCCCGTTCACACCATAAAAAATTACCGCGGCTTTTTACGCTCCCTGCCGTCTCTTCTCCTGCTCTTGCGGCAAGCACAGCCGGACATCATCCTCTCCACCATGGCGCATATGAACTTCGCCGTTCTCCTCCTGAAACTCTTTCTGCCCCGCCACATAAAAATCATCGTACGGGAAGCCATTACCCCCTCTTACATGTTTGACACAATGAAGCGCGGATGGCTGGTGAAGATTTTGTATAAATGGCTCTATCCAAAAGCGGATAAAGTTATCTGCCCGGCCCAGATCATAATTGACCAGTTTCGTGATCTTGTAAGGATAGACACCGAAAATTTTGTACGGCTTTACAACCCCGTTCATATAGAAAAAATCCGCGCGGCAAAAGACTTGCCGGAACGGGAGGGAAAAAGCGCCGTTCGTTTTATCTGCGTGGGCCGCCTGCACCCACAGAAAGGGTTCGACCGCCTGATCGACTCTTTAGAAGCAAGGGGTAAAGATATCCCCTTTGAATGGACAATAACGATTCTGGGTGGCGGACCGGAAGAAGAAAACCTCAAAGCGCAGATTCAAAAAGCAGGATTGGAAAAAAATATTTTTTTGAAAGGATTTGCAAAAGAGCCGTGGCCACATATCGGCGCAGCCGACTGCCTTTTGCTGCCCTCCCGGTTTGAGGGCCTGCCCAATGTCGTTCTGGAATCTTTATGCGCAGGAACACCCGTCATCGCCACAAAAGAATCAGGCGGCATTCAGGAAATCGCAAGCCTTGTTCCTGAAAATATCGTCACAGTGGTGAAAAATATGGAAGACTTCGTAGAAGCTATGAAGAACGTTACCCCCACTCCAACCCGGTTTTACCGCCCCTCCCTTCTCCCAAAAATTCTTGAGCCCGCAAGCGTCCTCAGGAAGCTGGACGAAATCCTGGAAGAAAAAAAACATCATAGATAA
- a CDS encoding sterol desaturase family protein: protein MKSVREILSYLIWPALMGLCVGLTVYGFSTGKPVITFNLVYLSLALTLLVLERLMPHERTWLEADGQTFANIAHTLLSKGVVQGLIIFGGVIGLTSMITGLDQPGYSIWPREWPLFLQVPLGLVAAEFGLYWAHRLAHIWYPLWRFHAIHHSVTRLWVINTGRFHFVDSVFSILLGVSILFILGAPLEVITWLSALTAYIGLLTHCNIEMRFGPISWVFNTPGLHRWHHSRNLEEGNRNFCENLMIWDQVFGTYINPPRRPPADIGVKEDIPASFVKQLAWPFKTFREEKA, encoded by the coding sequence ATGAAATCCGTGCGTGAGATTCTTTCTTATCTTATATGGCCTGCCCTGATGGGGCTGTGCGTGGGGTTGACGGTTTACGGCTTTTCGACGGGAAAGCCCGTTATAACCTTTAATCTTGTTTATCTGTCTCTGGCACTCACCTTGCTGGTTCTGGAGCGTCTCATGCCGCATGAGCGCACGTGGCTGGAGGCGGATGGCCAGACATTCGCCAATATTGCGCATACGTTGCTTAGCAAAGGCGTGGTGCAGGGACTCATTATTTTTGGCGGGGTGATTGGCCTTACCTCTATGATAACAGGGCTGGATCAACCCGGTTACAGCATTTGGCCGCGGGAATGGCCGCTTTTCCTGCAGGTGCCTTTGGGGCTGGTGGCGGCGGAATTCGGTCTGTACTGGGCGCATCGCCTGGCGCACATATGGTATCCGTTGTGGCGCTTTCACGCGATCCATCACAGCGTGACGCGGCTTTGGGTTATCAACACGGGCCGTTTTCACTTTGTGGATTCTGTTTTCAGTATTCTTCTGGGGGTTTCTATCCTGTTTATTCTGGGCGCGCCGCTGGAAGTGATCACGTGGCTTTCCGCGCTGACGGCCTATATCGGCCTTTTGACTCACTGCAATATTGAAATGCGTTTTGGGCCGATTTCATGGGTGTTCAATACGCCGGGCTTGCATCGCTGGCATCACAGCCGCAACCTTGAGGAAGGGAACAGGAATTTTTGCGAGAATCTCATGATCTGGGATCAGGTTTTTGGCACCTACATTAATCCGCCGCGCCGCCCGCCGGCGGATATCGGGGTTAAGGAGGATATCCCTGCCAGCTTCGTAAAGCAGCTCGCATGGCCTTTCAAAACGTTTCGCGAAGAAAAAGCGTAG
- a CDS encoding 3-hydroxybutyrate dehydrogenase yields the protein MLEGKTAIITGSTSGIGQGIARALAREGCHIMLNGFGDAGKIEEDRAALEKETGRKILYNGANMTSPEEIEALVKETKDKLGSVDIVVNNAGIQHVSPIEDFPAEKWDAIIAINLSAAFHMTKHAVPYMKEAGWGRIINLASAHALVASPYKSAYVAAKHGIAGLTKTVALEMAVHNITCNAICPGYVKTPLVEGQIADTAKARGLTEEEVVTNVLLAAQPTKKFTTLEQIGALAVFLCSDGAANITGAALPVDGGWSAQ from the coding sequence ATGCTCGAAGGAAAAACAGCCATTATCACAGGCTCAACCAGCGGTATCGGACAGGGAATTGCCCGCGCCCTGGCCCGGGAAGGCTGCCACATCATGCTGAACGGCTTCGGAGACGCAGGCAAGATAGAGGAAGACCGCGCGGCGCTGGAAAAAGAAACCGGAAGAAAAATTCTTTATAACGGTGCGAATATGACCAGTCCGGAGGAGATTGAAGCGCTCGTCAAGGAAACAAAAGACAAGCTCGGCAGCGTGGATATCGTCGTTAACAATGCAGGTATTCAGCATGTCTCCCCCATCGAGGACTTCCCCGCCGAAAAATGGGACGCCATTATCGCGATCAACCTGTCTGCCGCTTTTCACATGACAAAACACGCCGTTCCATACATGAAAGAGGCAGGCTGGGGCAGGATTATCAATCTTGCCAGCGCCCATGCGCTTGTCGCGTCTCCCTATAAATCCGCTTATGTCGCCGCCAAGCACGGCATCGCCGGTCTGACCAAGACGGTCGCCCTTGAAATGGCCGTACACAACATTACCTGCAACGCCATCTGCCCGGGTTACGTCAAAACACCGCTGGTTGAAGGGCAAATCGCCGATACCGCCAAAGCACGCGGCCTTACAGAGGAAGAGGTCGTCACAAATGTCCTGCTCGCCGCCCAGCCCACTAAAAAATTTACGACGCTTGAACAGATCGGCGCTCTGGCTGTGTTTTTATGCTCGGATGGGGCCGCCAACATCACCGGCGCCGCCCTCCCGGTCGATGGCGGATGGAGCGCACAATAA
- a CDS encoding response regulator, with the protein MQHLITGMLRAFGVGNIIVCESGSEARGLLSVMAAAKTADMKMADIVLTDWMMPEGDGESLLNWIRNHKEDKIRFMPVTMVSAFTSEDVVKMARDFGANEALVKPVSGEKLAQRILSVIDHPRPFIKAPHFFGPDRRRKELTWKKEERRKTQAEEIKVHNEQI; encoded by the coding sequence ATGCAGCATCTGATTACCGGCATGTTGCGTGCTTTTGGGGTTGGAAATATCATTGTTTGTGAAAGCGGCAGCGAGGCCAGAGGGCTTTTATCCGTTATGGCGGCGGCCAAAACGGCAGATATGAAAATGGCCGATATCGTCTTGACGGACTGGATGATGCCGGAGGGGGATGGCGAAAGTCTGTTGAACTGGATCAGGAATCATAAAGAAGATAAGATAAGGTTCATGCCTGTGACCATGGTGAGCGCTTTTACAAGCGAAGATGTCGTCAAAATGGCGCGGGATTTCGGGGCAAATGAAGCGCTTGTCAAACCCGTTTCCGGTGAAAAACTTGCGCAGCGAATTTTGTCGGTGATCGACCATCCGCGTCCTTTTATCAAAGCCCCCCATTTCTTTGGCCCTGATCGAAGACGTAAAGAATTAACGTGGAAAAAGGAAGAAAGACGTAAAACGCAAGCGGAAGAAATAAAGGTGCACAATGAGCAAATCTGA
- a CDS encoding nucleotide sugar dehydrogenase, with the protein MIKNLKETSLAVIGLGYVGLPLAVMLSQHFKTIGFDLNEERINELKKGRDNNRETKQADLKSCTCHFTSDCNDISECQIYIITVPTPINSHNEPDLNAVKSATQSVAKHLKKGDIVVYESTVYPGVTENICGALLAEKSGLTCGQDFYLGYSPERINPGDTQHTIENITKVVSGQTPEVTEILAEIYARVTKNNVFKAKDIKTAEASKAIENAQRDINVAFINEVTMILNKMGISACDVLEAAGTKWNFLNFTPGLVGGHCISVDPYYLAHCAREIGHEPEVILAGRQTNDRMGAFIADRVDACIGAKKKPANILILGFTFKENINDIRNTKVIDVVKTLEKKGHNVDVHDPFAQIDKVKKEYGLSIKQTLPANKKYDCVALMVEHKTYKEMTAASLERLLIDDSASIFDVKGCWKLLDFSPKISYETL; encoded by the coding sequence ATGATAAAAAACCTTAAAGAAACATCACTCGCTGTCATCGGTCTGGGCTATGTGGGCCTGCCTCTGGCCGTGATGCTTTCCCAGCATTTTAAAACCATTGGCTTTGACCTCAATGAAGAGCGAATTAACGAATTAAAGAAAGGCAGGGACAATAATCGGGAAACAAAACAGGCCGATCTGAAGTCCTGTACATGTCATTTTACATCCGACTGCAACGACATTTCAGAATGCCAAATCTATATCATTACCGTTCCCACCCCCATTAATAGTCACAATGAACCGGATTTAAACGCCGTCAAAAGCGCAACTCAAAGCGTTGCAAAACATCTTAAAAAAGGCGATATCGTTGTATATGAAAGTACGGTCTATCCGGGCGTAACCGAAAATATTTGCGGTGCACTACTGGCAGAAAAGTCCGGACTGACCTGCGGACAGGATTTTTATCTGGGATACTCCCCCGAACGCATTAATCCGGGCGACACACAACATACAATCGAGAATATAACCAAAGTCGTTTCAGGACAAACGCCTGAAGTCACCGAAATTCTGGCTGAAATTTACGCCCGCGTTACAAAAAACAACGTTTTTAAGGCAAAAGATATAAAAACAGCCGAAGCCTCCAAAGCCATTGAAAATGCACAACGGGATATCAATGTTGCCTTTATCAATGAAGTGACAATGATCCTGAATAAAATGGGTATATCGGCCTGCGATGTTCTGGAAGCCGCCGGTACAAAGTGGAACTTTTTAAACTTCACCCCCGGTCTGGTAGGAGGGCACTGCATTAGTGTCGACCCCTATTATCTGGCGCATTGTGCGCGGGAGATAGGCCACGAACCGGAAGTCATCCTTGCCGGACGCCAGACAAATGACCGCATGGGCGCCTTTATCGCAGACAGGGTTGACGCCTGTATCGGAGCGAAGAAAAAACCGGCAAACATCCTGATCCTCGGCTTTACCTTCAAGGAAAACATCAACGATATCAGAAATACAAAAGTGATTGATGTCGTTAAGACACTGGAAAAAAAAGGGCATAATGTCGATGTGCACGATCCTTTTGCGCAAATTGATAAAGTTAAAAAAGAATACGGGCTATCCATTAAGCAAACACTTCCTGCCAACAAAAAATATGATTGCGTGGCCCTTATGGTCGAACACAAAACATACAAAGAGATGACAGCCGCGTCTTTGGAAAGACTGCTGATTGATGACAGTGCCAGCATCTTTGACGTTAAGGGTTGCTGGAAACTCCTGGATTTTTCACCAAAAATATCCTACGAAACGCTATAG
- the ccoS gene encoding cbb3-type cytochrome oxidase assembly protein CcoS, which translates to MSVLLYLVPVALFLGLLGLAGFIWSLKSGQYEDMDGAARRILLDDDIKDEPSGE; encoded by the coding sequence ATGAGCGTCCTTCTTTACCTTGTTCCCGTTGCCCTGTTTCTGGGGTTGCTGGGGCTGGCGGGCTTTATCTGGTCGCTGAAAAGCGGGCAATACGAGGATATGGACGGCGCGGCCCGCCGCATTTTGCTGGATGACGATATAAAGGATGAACCTTCCGGAGAATAA
- the cadA gene encoding cadmium-translocating P-type ATPase: MGQPALSDSLSFDGAVKSDQNAEAGYESLVRQTAEGDNELVLSVDGVHCAACIQKIESRLNRETDIIQARLNFSTRRLIVQWKGPAVRANDFARDVAALGYGVHPYNPRSAQEGTKEEERFLLLCLGVAGFAMGNIMLLSVGLWSTTIETMGLATRDLMHWVTGVIALPTVVFSGRPFFRSALKALSAGHTNMDVPISLAIVLACGMSLFETLRHGEHVYFDSAVMLMFFLLIGRYLDFRARRSARSTATDLLTTLSGFASVLEEGGTLRRVSISDLREGLRVRVAAGEKFPVDGFLLEGETDVDTSLVTGETLPRHAGKDTEVYAGTLNLSAPVVIRVAKAAEDSLLSDIVRLMEKAGQGQAEYVRLADKAAQLYTPVVHTLSAATFLGWWLGLGADWQDALMVAITVLIITCPCALGLAVPVVQVLATGRLMKEGVLVKAGDALERLAKIDTVLLDKTGTLTLGRPALQNKEEVPPQALRLAAALAVQSSHPLSLAVASAYEGDVPDIKEVREYPGKGLEGRLGDKTIRLGSRKWCGDRAAPSSEELELWLACEGEAPVRLSFADVLRVDAKEVIATFKAQGVSPFLLSGDREAVAARVAREVGIEKYWGEKIPSEKYEILESLKKDGHSILMVGDGLNDAPVLASANVSMSPSTAIDMAQNAADIIFMGERLSPLVQSHKTAVQTQKLVKQNFALAVLYNIIAVPLAMAGLVTPFIAALAMSGSSLIVIANSFRLRWRG; this comes from the coding sequence ATGGGACAGCCAGCATTATCAGACTCTTTATCATTTGATGGCGCCGTAAAGAGCGACCAAAACGCAGAGGCCGGTTACGAGTCCCTTGTTCGCCAGACGGCTGAAGGGGACAATGAGCTTGTTCTTTCTGTTGACGGCGTTCATTGCGCCGCCTGCATCCAGAAAATCGAATCCCGTCTGAATCGGGAAACGGATATTATTCAGGCGCGCCTGAATTTTTCAACACGCCGGCTGATTGTGCAATGGAAAGGCCCTGCTGTCCGTGCGAATGATTTTGCACGGGATGTGGCGGCTCTGGGATATGGGGTGCATCCCTACAACCCGCGCAGCGCGCAGGAGGGAACGAAGGAGGAAGAGCGCTTCTTGCTTCTTTGTCTGGGTGTGGCGGGGTTTGCCATGGGCAATATTATGCTTTTGTCGGTCGGGCTTTGGAGCACGACCATAGAGACGATGGGGCTGGCGACACGGGATTTGATGCACTGGGTGACAGGCGTCATTGCGCTGCCGACGGTTGTTTTTTCCGGTCGGCCTTTTTTTCGGTCTGCGTTGAAGGCGCTTTCCGCCGGTCATACCAATATGGATGTGCCGATTTCTCTGGCGATTGTTTTGGCCTGCGGGATGAGCCTGTTTGAAACGCTCCGGCACGGGGAGCATGTCTATTTTGACTCTGCCGTGATGCTGATGTTTTTTTTGCTGATAGGCCGGTATCTTGATTTCAGGGCGCGGCGCTCCGCGCGGTCTACGGCAACGGATCTTTTGACGACCTTGTCCGGTTTTGCGAGCGTGCTGGAGGAGGGCGGCACTCTTCGCCGGGTTTCCATTTCCGACTTGCGGGAGGGGCTGCGTGTGCGTGTAGCGGCCGGAGAGAAATTTCCGGTCGACGGTTTTCTTCTGGAAGGGGAAACGGACGTGGATACGTCTCTTGTTACGGGAGAGACATTGCCGCGGCATGCGGGGAAAGATACGGAAGTTTATGCCGGGACGCTCAATCTTTCTGCACCTGTGGTCATTCGCGTGGCCAAGGCGGCGGAAGATTCCCTGCTCTCGGATATTGTTCGCCTGATGGAAAAAGCGGGGCAGGGGCAGGCGGAATATGTCCGTCTTGCGGACAAGGCGGCGCAGCTTTATACGCCGGTTGTCCACACTTTGTCTGCGGCGACATTTCTGGGCTGGTGGCTTGGTCTGGGGGCGGATTGGCAGGACGCCCTGATGGTGGCGATTACGGTTTTGATTATCACATGTCCCTGCGCTCTCGGGCTGGCGGTGCCAGTGGTGCAGGTGCTGGCGACGGGGCGGCTTATGAAAGAAGGCGTTCTGGTCAAGGCCGGCGATGCGTTGGAGCGTCTGGCGAAGATAGATACGGTTCTTCTGGATAAAACCGGCACGCTGACATTGGGGCGTCCGGCCTTGCAAAATAAAGAAGAGGTGCCGCCGCAGGCTTTGCGGCTTGCTGCAGCGTTGGCGGTGCAGAGCAGCCACCCGCTTTCCCTGGCCGTGGCATCTGCCTATGAGGGGGATGTGCCAGATATTAAAGAGGTCCGCGAATATCCGGGAAAAGGGCTGGAAGGGCGTTTAGGGGACAAGACAATCAGGCTGGGGAGCCGGAAATGGTGCGGGGACAGGGCGGCGCCTTCTTCCGAAGAACTGGAGCTATGGCTGGCTTGCGAAGGGGAGGCGCCTGTGCGCCTGTCCTTTGCGGATGTGCTGCGCGTGGACGCAAAAGAGGTTATTGCCACCTTTAAGGCGCAAGGCGTATCTCCGTTTCTTTTGTCCGGTGACAGGGAGGCCGTCGCCGCGCGTGTGGCGCGGGAGGTCGGGATTGAAAAATACTGGGGTGAAAAGATACCGTCCGAAAAATACGAGATACTGGAGTCCCTTAAGAAAGACGGCCATTCTATCCTGATGGTGGGAGATGGTTTGAATGACGCGCCCGTTCTGGCAAGCGCCAATGTTTCAATGTCGCCTTCCACCGCTATTGATATGGCGCAAAATGCGGCGGATATTATTTTTATGGGCGAGCGTTTATCTCCGTTGGTGCAGTCTCATAAGACAGCGGTCCAGACGCAAAAACTGGTCAAACAGAATTTTGCCCTGGCGGTGCTTTATAATATAATCGCGGTTCCATTGGCGATGGCGGGTCTGGTGACGCCTTTTATTGCGGCGCTGGCCATGTCGGGTTCGTCTTTGATTGTGATTGCCAATTCTTTTCGTTTAAGATGGAGAGGTTAG
- a CDS encoding FixH family protein, giving the protein MSASTPRKSDKWIPWYFVLVFLVVVCVNGFFVYTAVTTHTGLVTKSPYEKGLSYNKKIAEARRQENLSLKQDVSFEAGRLRWQLRDKQGRPILKVKANARFVRPVQEGYDFSLPLQEKGSGLYEAVVDFPLSGKWTARLDAQWDSQHYQTLYHLMAP; this is encoded by the coding sequence ATGAGTGCGTCAACGCCCCGAAAAAGTGATAAATGGATTCCATGGTATTTTGTTTTGGTTTTCCTGGTTGTGGTGTGTGTGAACGGTTTTTTTGTTTACACGGCTGTGACGACCCATACAGGGCTTGTGACAAAGTCTCCCTATGAAAAGGGGTTGTCCTATAACAAAAAAATCGCAGAGGCGCGGCGCCAGGAGAATCTTTCCCTCAAACAGGATGTCAGCTTTGAGGCAGGGCGTCTGCGCTGGCAGCTTCGCGATAAGCAGGGGCGACCTATCCTGAAAGTAAAAGCGAATGCCCGCTTTGTTCGTCCCGTTCAGGAGGGGTATGATTTTTCTCTTCCCCTGCAGGAAAAAGGCAGCGGGCTTTATGAGGCTGTGGTAGACTTTCCGCTGTCAGGAAAATGGACGGCCAGACTGGACGCGCAATGGGACAGCCAGCATTATCAGACTCTTTATCATTTGATGGCGCCGTAA
- the ccoG gene encoding cytochrome c oxidase accessory protein CcoG — protein sequence MSSEEKPVQLFAARKKIYSKRVSGKFRTLKWTALVSCLAFYYLAPFLRWDRGPNAPDQAILIDLPARRAYWFFIEIWPQDIYILTGILVFLAVILFAVTSMFGRVWCGYFCFQTVWTDLFIWVERIVQGDRFARQKLDDSPLSFEKIWKKGLTHFIWILIGLFTAGTFVLYFNDAPSLLTGFLHLQASPMVLGFMIALTLSTYVMAGFAREQVCTFMCPYARFQSAMFDKETLIIGYDPIRGEPRGKHKKGDSWEGKGHCVNCTACVQVCPMGIDIREGLQMECIACGLCVDACDEIMDKVELPRGLVRYDTERNFDLLAKGQPEEKFHIWRPRTLYYGAVLSLIGISMLYALLTISPLELHVLHDRNPLFVQLSDGNVRNGYEIKILNKTHEHSHYALSVSGLEGAVLSVKGAGEVSAEDLYVPADSVGAYHVFVSAPKQEEERKNVSFALKSRDGKMEDTYESIFISKRPRG from the coding sequence GTGTCTTCTGAAGAAAAACCGGTCCAGCTTTTTGCTGCGCGTAAGAAAATATATTCTAAACGTGTTTCCGGGAAATTCCGAACTTTAAAGTGGACGGCTCTCGTTTCCTGTCTGGCCTTTTATTATCTCGCGCCTTTTCTGCGCTGGGATCGTGGCCCGAATGCGCCAGATCAGGCCATTTTGATTGATCTGCCTGCACGCCGTGCTTACTGGTTTTTTATCGAAATCTGGCCGCAAGATATTTATATTTTGACAGGCATTCTTGTCTTTCTCGCCGTTATTCTCTTTGCGGTGACGAGCATGTTTGGCCGTGTCTGGTGCGGTTATTTTTGTTTTCAGACGGTTTGGACCGATCTTTTTATCTGGGTCGAGCGGATTGTGCAGGGGGATCGCTTTGCGCGGCAAAAACTGGATGACTCCCCGCTTTCTTTTGAAAAAATCTGGAAAAAGGGGCTAACTCACTTTATTTGGATCTTAATAGGTCTTTTTACGGCGGGCACGTTTGTTTTGTATTTTAATGATGCGCCGAGTTTATTGACCGGTTTTTTACATCTACAGGCTTCTCCGATGGTTTTAGGGTTTATGATTGCCCTGACCCTCAGTACATACGTGATGGCCGGGTTTGCACGTGAACAGGTTTGTACTTTCATGTGTCCTTATGCGCGTTTTCAATCGGCTATGTTTGACAAGGAGACGTTGATTATCGGCTATGACCCGATCCGTGGCGAGCCGCGCGGCAAGCACAAAAAAGGAGATAGTTGGGAAGGGAAAGGCCACTGTGTCAATTGTACGGCCTGTGTCCAGGTCTGTCCGATGGGGATTGATATTCGCGAAGGGTTGCAGATGGAGTGTATAGCCTGCGGCCTGTGCGTGGATGCGTGCGACGAAATTATGGATAAAGTGGAATTGCCCCGCGGGCTGGTTCGTTACGATACCGAAAGAAATTTTGACCTTTTGGCGAAGGGGCAGCCGGAAGAGAAATTTCATATCTGGCGTCCCCGTACGCTTTATTATGGGGCGGTGTTATCGCTGATCGGGATATCCATGCTCTATGCTCTTCTTACAATTTCTCCGTTGGAGCTGCATGTTTTACATGATCGTAACCCTCTCTTTGTTCAACTTTCGGATGGAAACGTCCGCAATGGTTACGAGATCAAAATCCTGAACAAGACACACGAACATTCCCATTATGCTTTGTCTGTAAGCGGGCTGGAGGGGGCTGTCCTTTCTGTGAAGGGCGCGGGAGAGGTCTCTGCGGAGGATCTGTATGTTCCGGCGGATAGTGTAGGCGCCTATCATGTTTTTGTCAGCGCGCCAAAGCAGGAAGAAGAGCGCAAAAACGTTTCTTTTGCTTTGAAGAGCCGTGATGGTAAGATGGAAGACACATACGAAAGCATATTTATTAGCAAAAGGCCTCGAGGATGA
- the ccoP gene encoding cytochrome-c oxidase, cbb3-type subunit III, producing MSDEKKKEIDDVSGVETTGHEWDGLKELNNPSPRWWIWVWIACTVWAVGYWVFYPTWPTLAGNTKGILGWTSHNQLVAAQDKLSARQDVYLERFEGASLKEIMADPELYAFAVAGGNAAFKDNCATCHGSGGVGGKGFPNLNDDDWLWGGALEDIQQTITYGIRSGHDEARQSQMSAFGADELLEKDEISAVVDYVLSLSGGEKAESYAQGKEIFADNCAACHGEDAKGGRDFGAPNLTDSIWLYGGEREDVYETVFYARRGVMPTWAGRLDENTIRQLTIYVHELGGGE from the coding sequence ATGAGTGACGAAAAGAAAAAAGAAATTGATGATGTTTCCGGTGTTGAAACAACGGGGCATGAGTGGGATGGTTTAAAAGAACTCAACAATCCCTCGCCGCGTTGGTGGATATGGGTATGGATTGCCTGCACGGTTTGGGCTGTTGGCTATTGGGTATTTTATCCGACATGGCCGACACTTGCCGGGAACACAAAAGGTATTTTAGGCTGGACCAGTCATAACCAGCTTGTGGCGGCGCAGGACAAGCTTTCCGCGCGTCAGGATGTTTATTTGGAGCGTTTTGAAGGGGCTTCTTTAAAAGAAATTATGGCGGATCCGGAGCTCTATGCTTTTGCGGTTGCAGGGGGAAACGCGGCTTTTAAGGACAACTGTGCGACATGTCATGGAAGCGGCGGCGTTGGAGGAAAAGGCTTTCCAAATCTGAATGACGATGATTGGCTTTGGGGGGGGGCTCTTGAGGATATTCAGCAGACGATCACTTACGGTATTCGCAGCGGGCATGATGAGGCGCGTCAGTCTCAAATGTCGGCTTTCGGGGCGGACGAGTTGCTGGAGAAGGATGAAATTTCGGCCGTTGTTGATTATGTTCTTTCTCTCTCTGGCGGTGAGAAAGCGGAATCTTATGCTCAGGGGAAAGAGATTTTTGCGGATAACTGTGCGGCTTGTCATGGCGAAGATGCAAAAGGCGGACGTGATTTCGGGGCGCCGAATCTAACGGATTCTATCTGGCTCTATGGCGGAGAGCGTGAAGATGTTTATGAAACCGTTTTCTATGCGCGAAGAGGCGTCATGCCGACCTGGGCCGGACGTCTGGATGAAAACACCATCCGTCAATTGACAATTTATGTTCATGAGCTTGGCGGCGGGGAATAA
- a CDS encoding cbb3-type cytochrome c oxidase subunit 3, protein MMDWIAHHAGIIGLLFFVGFFTLTVLWVFRPGSSKHYAKTAQIPLKEDDDE, encoded by the coding sequence ATGATGGACTGGATAGCACATCATGCAGGGATCATAGGCCTTTTATTTTTTGTTGGTTTTTTTACACTGACGGTTCTGTGGGTATTTCGGCCAGGTTCCAGTAAGCATTATGCGAAGACGGCACAAATTCCCTTAAAAGAGGATGATGACGAATGA